In Cherax quadricarinatus isolate ZL_2023a chromosome 19, ASM3850222v1, whole genome shotgun sequence, the following are encoded in one genomic region:
- the LOC128688349 gene encoding cysteine-rich secretory protein 2 isoform X1 — MGSGMRMLVMLALVTALLQIVLSHEWRTDRRPRLFGKRLQLRSLEPARQHIKKRLVQFHNFFRSKVKPPASNMLAMSWSAAAAVDAQRWADSCQLLVHDNDTGRTVQEFGTCGQNIFVATHQVPWFEPSCYGLCFHLVINCNYRCCEYSCRFFAVKTWWLEKDNFTYGGSKNDLFVVGHYTQMVWHASHQMGCGLAHCAHAKPKPFYNYVCNYCPIGNYLQRLARPYDKGPPCSSCPSHCKAKRLCTNSCPYGDLWINCKELDLAFHTWLCHTKTKEGLERLRHCRATCLCKGKITYP, encoded by the exons ATGGGTAGTGGGATGaggatgctggtgatgctggcgtTGGTCACTGCTCTTCTCCAGATAGTGCTCTCACACGAGTGGAGGACTGACAGAC GACCTAGGTTGTTCGGGAAGCGGCTGCAGCTGAGGTCACTGGAACCAGCCAGGCAACACATCAAGAAGAGACTAGTGCAGTTCCACAACTTCTTCAGGTCAAAGGTCAAGCCTCCTGCCTCTAACATGTTAGCTATG AGTTGGTCAGCGGCAGCAGCGGTGGACGCGCAGCGCTGGGCTGACTCCTGTCAGCTGCTGGTTCACGATAACGACACCGGACGCACCGTCCAGGAATTCGGAACGTGTGGACAGAACATCTTCGTGGCAACACACCAAGTGCCATGGTTCGAACCTTCCTGCTATGGTTTATGCTTTCATTTGGTAATAAATTGCAACTACAGATGTTGTGAATATTCGTGTAG GTTCTTCGCCGTCAAGACGTGGTGGCTGGAAAAGGACAACTTCACGTACGGGGGCAGCAAGAACGACCTGTTCGTGGTGGGTCACTACACACAGATGGTGTGGCACGCCTCCCACCAGATGGGATGTGGCCTGGCACACTGTGCCCACGCCAAGCCCAAGCCCTTCTACAACTACGTCTGCAACTACTGCCCCAT TGGGAATTACCTTCAGCGCCTGGCACGGCCGTACGACAAAGGTCCTCCATGTTCCTCCTGCCCTTCCCACTGCAAGGCGAAGCGTCTGTGCACCAACTCCTGTCCTTACGGTGATCTGTGGATCAATTGCAAGGAGCTTGACCTGGCTTTCCACACGTGGCTGTGCCACACTAAAACTAAGGAGGGCCTTGAAAGACTTAGGCACTGTCGGGCCACCTGTCTGTGCAAGGGCAAGATTACCTATccttaa
- the LOC128688349 gene encoding cysteine-rich secretory protein 2 isoform X2 → MGSGMRMLVMLALVTALLQIVLSHEWRTDRRPRLFGKRLQLRSLEPARQHIKKRLVQFHNFFRSKVKPPASNMLAMSWSAAAAVDAQRWADSCQLLVHDNDTGRTVQEFGTCGQNIFVATHQVPWFFAVKTWWLEKDNFTYGGSKNDLFVVGHYTQMVWHASHQMGCGLAHCAHAKPKPFYNYVCNYCPIGNYLQRLARPYDKGPPCSSCPSHCKAKRLCTNSCPYGDLWINCKELDLAFHTWLCHTKTKEGLERLRHCRATCLCKGKITYP, encoded by the exons ATGGGTAGTGGGATGaggatgctggtgatgctggcgtTGGTCACTGCTCTTCTCCAGATAGTGCTCTCACACGAGTGGAGGACTGACAGAC GACCTAGGTTGTTCGGGAAGCGGCTGCAGCTGAGGTCACTGGAACCAGCCAGGCAACACATCAAGAAGAGACTAGTGCAGTTCCACAACTTCTTCAGGTCAAAGGTCAAGCCTCCTGCCTCTAACATGTTAGCTATG AGTTGGTCAGCGGCAGCAGCGGTGGACGCGCAGCGCTGGGCTGACTCCTGTCAGCTGCTGGTTCACGATAACGACACCGGACGCACCGTCCAGGAATTCGGAACGTGTGGACAGAACATCTTCGTGGCAACACACCAAGTGCCATG GTTCTTCGCCGTCAAGACGTGGTGGCTGGAAAAGGACAACTTCACGTACGGGGGCAGCAAGAACGACCTGTTCGTGGTGGGTCACTACACACAGATGGTGTGGCACGCCTCCCACCAGATGGGATGTGGCCTGGCACACTGTGCCCACGCCAAGCCCAAGCCCTTCTACAACTACGTCTGCAACTACTGCCCCAT TGGGAATTACCTTCAGCGCCTGGCACGGCCGTACGACAAAGGTCCTCCATGTTCCTCCTGCCCTTCCCACTGCAAGGCGAAGCGTCTGTGCACCAACTCCTGTCCTTACGGTGATCTGTGGATCAATTGCAAGGAGCTTGACCTGGCTTTCCACACGTGGCTGTGCCACACTAAAACTAAGGAGGGCCTTGAAAGACTTAGGCACTGTCGGGCCACCTGTCTGTGCAAGGGCAAGATTACCTATccttaa